One region of Paenibacillus polymyxa M1 genomic DNA includes:
- a CDS encoding ABC1 kinase family protein: MAVRMKHAGRYREIAMALARHGFGYMVEEMGLFQLLSLPRKWLTRETPESKTLGERIRLVLEDLGPAFIKLGQLASTRADLLPEPIIRELVKLQDQVPPFSPETARGILEQELDTSLENILVRFDDDPLAAASIGQVHLGKLHSGEMVAIKIQRPGVNRIIRRDLDILRELTAMAAKRWEWVERYQLRQMVEELGRSLIQELDYNHEARNTEKIALQFEQDPHIYIPKIYWDHTSSRILTMEFLDGTHLGSREELLHRGYNLKELAQRLVNSMLHQIFIEGFFHADPHPGNLLVLRNGSLAYLDFGMAGRLSEEMKNHLASLMIALMRKNTDAMVRAIERLGLVDPDADLNALRADLDKIREDYSDVPFSQVSIGDALNDLFGAAQRHRIGLPSDVLLLGKALLTLEGVVEHLDPDLSIIALAEPFGNKLLKERFSGRRIRGKLLGGATELVETLMELPRQTRHLASIISKGKLKLEVTVPELEQLLRKLDQISNRLSFSIVLLAFSIIMVGLIIGSSLNHQATMLWNVPAIEIGFVVALLMVAFLLYSIFKSGRF, translated from the coding sequence ATGGCCGTTCGCATGAAGCACGCCGGTCGTTACCGGGAAATTGCCATGGCGCTGGCGCGTCATGGCTTTGGTTATATGGTGGAAGAAATGGGACTGTTCCAGCTGCTATCCCTGCCCCGCAAGTGGCTGACGAGAGAAACCCCCGAGTCGAAAACGCTAGGTGAACGGATTCGGCTTGTGCTGGAGGACCTGGGGCCTGCATTCATCAAGCTTGGACAGTTGGCAAGTACACGTGCTGACCTGCTGCCAGAGCCTATTATTCGCGAACTGGTTAAGCTCCAGGATCAGGTACCGCCTTTTTCGCCTGAAACAGCGCGTGGCATTCTGGAACAGGAGCTGGATACGTCATTAGAGAACATACTGGTTCGTTTTGACGATGATCCGCTGGCGGCTGCTTCGATCGGGCAAGTGCACCTGGGCAAGCTGCACAGCGGCGAAATGGTCGCCATTAAAATCCAGCGTCCAGGCGTTAATCGCATCATCCGGCGGGATTTGGACATTTTACGGGAACTGACCGCAATGGCAGCCAAGCGCTGGGAATGGGTGGAGCGTTATCAGCTTCGCCAGATGGTGGAAGAGCTGGGGAGATCGCTCATTCAGGAGCTGGATTACAACCATGAAGCCCGTAACACAGAGAAGATTGCGCTCCAATTTGAGCAGGACCCACATATCTATATTCCGAAAATATACTGGGATCATACCTCCTCACGTATACTGACCATGGAGTTTCTGGACGGGACTCACTTGGGGAGTCGTGAAGAGTTATTACACCGTGGTTACAACTTGAAAGAACTGGCGCAGCGGCTGGTCAACAGCATGCTGCATCAAATTTTTATAGAGGGCTTTTTTCATGCCGATCCCCATCCGGGCAATTTGCTCGTCCTGAGAAATGGAAGTCTCGCCTACTTGGATTTTGGCATGGCGGGTAGGCTGAGCGAAGAGATGAAGAATCATCTCGCTTCCCTCATGATCGCCCTGATGCGCAAAAATACCGATGCTATGGTTCGGGCCATCGAACGACTGGGGCTGGTCGACCCGGATGCTGACCTGAATGCGCTGCGAGCTGATCTGGACAAAATACGCGAAGATTACTCGGATGTTCCTTTCTCACAGGTCAGTATTGGCGATGCCTTGAACGACCTGTTTGGCGCAGCACAGCGCCATCGGATTGGTTTGCCATCGGATGTCCTGCTGCTTGGCAAAGCGCTGCTGACACTGGAAGGGGTCGTAGAGCATTTGGACCCCGATCTCAGTATTATTGCTTTGGCCGAGCCTTTTGGCAACAAGCTGCTGAAGGAACGCTTCAGCGGTCGTCGGATTCGGGGCAAGCTGTTGGGTGGTGCGACCGAGCTGGTGGAGACACTGATGGAACTGCCGAGACAGACGAGGCATCTGGCCTCAATTATCAGCAAGGGTAAGCTCAAACTGGAAGTTACTGTACCAGAGCTGGAACAGCTTTTGCGCAAGCTGGATCAGATCAGCAATCGCTTGTCATTCAGTATTGTGCTGTTGGCGTTCAGCATCATTATGGTCGGACTGATTATCGGTTCATCATTAAACCATCAGGCGACCATGCTGTGGAACGTACCTGCGATTGAAATTGGTTTTGTCGTAGCGCTCTTAATGGTTGCCTTTTTACTATATTCTATTTTTAAATCAGGAAGATTCTAG
- a CDS encoding phasin family protein encodes MSDLFKKAISLGWGLTVVSKEKVEKAVEDLVNRGELAPSESKALVDRLIERGAEEQGQFKTMIREQVSRILQELEVPTENDVTSLEQRVALLEKQVAELEKEKAALTGSSDAEEANRLD; translated from the coding sequence ATGAGCGATTTGTTCAAAAAAGCCATCTCATTGGGGTGGGGCCTCACCGTTGTCAGCAAAGAAAAGGTGGAGAAAGCCGTCGAGGATCTTGTAAATCGGGGAGAACTTGCGCCCTCGGAATCCAAAGCGCTGGTCGATCGTCTGATCGAACGAGGAGCAGAGGAGCAGGGACAATTCAAAACCATGATCCGCGAGCAGGTTAGCCGCATTTTGCAGGAACTGGAAGTGCCTACCGAAAATGATGTCACAAGTTTGGAGCAGCGTGTGGCATTGTTGGAAAAACAGGTAGCGGAGCTGGAAAAAGAAAAGGCGGCGCTTACGGGTTCGAGTGACGCTGAAGAAGCGAACCGGTTGGATTAA
- a CDS encoding ThuA domain-containing protein, whose protein sequence is MEKRKALLLGDYSYPEFHPLQGVDEEISHILQDWMTVQCSENRKMLLKENLASFDLCISYCDSRKEVLSPQQTAGLLSYVSGGGGLLVLHNGITLQGRYEIAQLMGARFLRHPAAEQLSFKVTEPDHPIMEGIEPFEIQEEPYRFDFDPFTEKTLLMEYEYEGQWWPAAWSLSYGLGRVVYLMPGHNQPSFQHEGYRKLLLQAAKWAGRFPG, encoded by the coding sequence ATGGAAAAAAGAAAAGCATTGCTGCTAGGAGATTATTCATATCCAGAGTTTCATCCGCTACAAGGGGTGGACGAAGAGATTAGCCATATTTTACAAGATTGGATGACGGTACAATGCAGTGAAAATCGTAAAATGCTGCTCAAGGAAAATCTAGCCTCATTCGATCTATGCATCTCGTATTGTGATAGCCGTAAGGAGGTTCTGTCTCCTCAACAAACAGCAGGACTGCTGTCCTACGTCAGCGGCGGAGGTGGACTGCTTGTGCTGCATAACGGAATCACATTGCAAGGACGTTATGAAATAGCACAGCTCATGGGAGCGCGCTTCCTGCGGCATCCGGCAGCGGAGCAGCTTTCCTTCAAGGTAACAGAGCCGGATCATCCAATTATGGAAGGGATCGAGCCGTTCGAGATTCAGGAGGAGCCGTATCGTTTTGATTTTGACCCATTCACCGAAAAAACACTGTTGATGGAATACGAGTATGAAGGTCAGTGGTGGCCGGCTGCATGGTCATTGTCCTATGGCTTGGGCCGGGTCGTCTACCTGATGCCTGGACATAATCAGCCAAGTTTCCAGCACGAGGGATACCGTAAGCTGCTGCTTCAGGCTGCTAAGTGGGCCGGACGCTTTCCGGGTTAA
- a CDS encoding AbrB/MazE/SpoVT family DNA-binding domain-containing protein, whose protein sequence is MKRTGMTRPLDSLGRIVLPKELRMTMEIDIGDPLEFFIEGQTLMLRKYKSTNCIFCGSVDTNTYFKDQFICDACATSMKTEDLLPVTATETQSPPLKQNMHMKKIYQRTDVILEKMRELMEEHPASSQKQLASMLGVSQGRISQLKKLM, encoded by the coding sequence ATGAAAAGGACTGGAATGACCCGGCCCTTGGACAGCTTGGGACGAATTGTGCTTCCTAAAGAGTTGCGCATGACGATGGAGATTGACATCGGCGATCCATTAGAGTTTTTTATTGAAGGCCAAACACTCATGCTCCGTAAGTACAAATCAACCAATTGTATATTTTGCGGTTCGGTTGATACCAACACCTATTTTAAAGATCAGTTTATCTGCGATGCATGTGCCACCTCGATGAAAACGGAAGATTTACTTCCAGTCACAGCGACTGAAACCCAGTCACCTCCACTGAAGCAAAACATGCATATGAAAAAGATTTACCAGCGCACGGATGTTATTTTGGAGAAAATGAGAGAGCTTATGGAAGAACATCCGGCATCTTCACAAAAACAACTTGCTTCCATGCTTGGCGTGAGTCAGGGAAGGATTTCCCAACTGAAAAAACTTATGTAG
- a CDS encoding cobyrinate a,c-diamide synthase has protein sequence MTDDMKQAVQPDSAAVRRSRIVVAGTGSGAGKTTVTLGLMKAFADSGLRVQGFKCGPDYIDPTYHTAATGTPSRNLDSWMTSPDTVRETFIRASEGADLCVIEGVMGLYDGKDPLSNIGSTAEIAILTDSPVLLVVDVRSMARSAAAIVLGFQRLEPKLRIVGVIVNRCGSQGHYGIVKKAIEQECGIPVLGWLKRDEGLDIPERHLGLVPAVERGELEPLFQRAAELIRAGTDLDALRALADSAPPLRLPEHPLFPPDRLPTAGHEAETGERPVIAVARDAAFNFYYPENMDLLRYAGAEIVYFSPLAGERVPEHANGLYLGGGFPEEFAADIAANTGFLQDIRNAVSQDMPVFAECGGYMVLARTLTDRAGHAHHMAGVIPSDVRMQEKRAALGYREATALQDCLLLEAGETIRGHEFHYSVMSYDESAAPYPFAYQTKGMRGLQSEGYAKGNLLAAYTHIHLASLPKAAVRWVEKCRAYH, from the coding sequence ATGACTGACGATATGAAGCAGGCTGTACAGCCAGATTCTGCCGCAGTACGCAGAAGTCGTATCGTTGTTGCCGGTACGGGCAGTGGTGCGGGCAAAACCACGGTGACGCTCGGGCTGATGAAGGCGTTCGCCGACAGCGGCTTGCGAGTGCAGGGATTTAAGTGTGGTCCCGATTATATTGATCCGACCTATCATACGGCCGCGACCGGAACGCCTTCCCGTAATCTCGACTCCTGGATGACCTCACCGGATACGGTGCGTGAAACCTTTATCCGCGCATCCGAAGGTGCAGATCTCTGCGTGATTGAAGGCGTCATGGGGCTATATGACGGCAAGGACCCGCTCAGCAATATCGGGTCGACCGCCGAAATTGCCATACTGACGGATAGCCCGGTATTGCTGGTCGTCGACGTGCGCAGCATGGCCCGCAGCGCGGCCGCTATTGTGCTCGGCTTTCAGCGCTTGGAGCCCAAGCTGCGCATTGTGGGCGTAATCGTGAATCGCTGCGGTAGCCAGGGGCATTACGGCATTGTCAAAAAGGCGATCGAGCAAGAGTGCGGTATTCCTGTGCTCGGCTGGTTAAAGCGCGATGAAGGGCTGGATATTCCCGAGCGTCATCTGGGCCTGGTGCCTGCTGTAGAACGCGGCGAGCTGGAGCCGCTTTTCCAACGGGCGGCAGAGCTGATTCGCGCGGGTACGGATCTGGATGCACTTCGGGCATTAGCGGATTCGGCTCCGCCGCTCAGGCTGCCCGAGCATCCATTATTTCCTCCGGATCGGCTTCCAACAGCAGGGCATGAAGCCGAGACTGGGGAACGTCCCGTCATTGCTGTCGCCAGAGATGCGGCGTTCAATTTTTACTACCCGGAAAATATGGACTTGCTGCGCTATGCGGGAGCAGAGATCGTCTATTTTAGTCCGCTGGCGGGAGAACGCGTCCCTGAGCACGCCAACGGCCTATATCTGGGTGGCGGCTTTCCTGAGGAGTTTGCGGCAGATATCGCTGCCAATACAGGCTTTCTGCAAGATATCCGCAACGCAGTGAGCCAGGATATGCCTGTATTCGCGGAGTGCGGTGGTTATATGGTACTGGCCCGGACGCTTACGGATCGTGCGGGCCACGCCCATCACATGGCCGGGGTTATCCCTTCGGACGTTCGCATGCAGGAGAAGCGGGCTGCATTAGGATACCGGGAAGCAACCGCATTGCAAGATTGCTTGCTGCTGGAGGCTGGAGAGACGATTCGTGGACATGAATTTCATTATTCGGTCATGAGCTATGATGAATCTGCCGCCCCCTATCCCTTTGCCTATCAAACCAAGGGGATGCGCGGACTTCAGAGTGAAGGTTATGCCAAAGGGAACCTTTTGGCAGCCTACACACACATTCATCTCGCTTCTCTACCCAAGGCAGCAGTACGCTGGGTTGAAAAATGTCGGGCTTACCACTAA
- a CDS encoding cobalt-precorrin 5A hydrolase, with translation MSNPFAAVAITKHGVEMARNLGASFPGTDVYYMSKFERGDEQERGIQLFEGSVKLILPDLFKQYNGIILIISLGAVVRMIAPILVDKKVDPAVVVIDDRGEHVISVLSGHLGGANELTRHIAAVLDARAVITTASDVQGTIPVDMLGRELGWVVDSFDKATPVSAAVVNEEPVAFIQETGERNWWRYDKPVPAHIKVYASMAEALQEPFNAVLVVSDRLLEPEEEERFLSNGVLYRPKSLVIGIGCNRGTALEELEAGVLDTLQELRLSVKSVRNIATIDLKKDEGGLLALCAKYGWELVTYTPSELNTVQLLNPSDTVFKYTGAYGVSEPAALLSSGADHWLLEKKKSGNMTLSVARVSYD, from the coding sequence GTGAGTAATCCATTTGCCGCTGTGGCGATCACGAAGCATGGAGTCGAGATGGCCCGCAATTTGGGAGCCAGCTTTCCGGGTACGGATGTGTATTACATGTCCAAGTTTGAACGTGGTGACGAGCAGGAGCGTGGTATTCAATTGTTCGAGGGTTCGGTCAAGCTGATCTTGCCGGATTTATTCAAACAATATAACGGTATCATTTTAATTATTTCCCTCGGTGCGGTGGTTCGTATGATTGCACCGATTTTGGTGGATAAAAAGGTAGACCCCGCCGTGGTCGTCATTGATGATCGCGGAGAACATGTTATTAGCGTACTATCTGGGCATTTGGGTGGTGCGAATGAATTGACCCGTCATATAGCTGCTGTACTGGACGCACGTGCGGTAATCACGACTGCATCGGATGTGCAGGGGACGATTCCGGTGGACATGTTGGGTCGGGAATTGGGCTGGGTAGTCGATAGCTTCGATAAGGCTACTCCTGTAAGCGCCGCTGTTGTGAACGAAGAGCCTGTTGCCTTCATACAAGAGACAGGCGAACGGAACTGGTGGCGTTATGACAAGCCTGTACCTGCGCATATCAAGGTATATGCCTCGATGGCAGAAGCGTTACAAGAACCGTTCAACGCCGTGTTGGTCGTGAGCGACCGCTTGTTGGAGCCTGAGGAAGAGGAGAGGTTCCTTTCAAATGGCGTGCTGTACCGCCCAAAAAGCTTGGTGATTGGCATTGGCTGCAACCGGGGAACTGCTTTGGAGGAGCTGGAGGCTGGTGTGCTGGACACCTTGCAAGAGCTGCGTTTGTCTGTAAAAAGCGTACGGAATATTGCTACGATTGATCTGAAAAAGGATGAAGGAGGTTTGCTTGCCCTCTGCGCCAAATACGGCTGGGAGCTGGTGACGTACACTCCGTCAGAGCTGAACACAGTGCAGCTTCTCAATCCGTCGGATACCGTCTTCAAATATACCGGCGCATATGGAGTCAGCGAACCAGCAGCCCTGTTGTCCTCCGGTGCAGACCATTGGCTGCTGGAGAAGAAAAAAAGCGGCAATATGACGTTGTCTGTAGCGCGGGTTTCCTATGACTGA
- the cobM gene encoding precorrin-4 C(11)-methyltransferase, producing MTLEPKVYIVGAGPGDPELITVKGSRILRTADVVLYTDSLVNDELIATAKPEAQVLQSSGMDLERQVEIMSEAVQAGRSVARVHTGDPAVYGAILEQMVLLKQRGVAYEIVPGVSSVFASAAVLGAELTVPDLTQTVILTRAEGRTPVPDREKLRDLASHHCTVALFLSATLAKKVVVEFLAAGWSEDTPVAVVQRATWPDQKIVRTTLAQLPADLRAAGITMHAMILAGWALDPGLVDKDAHRSKLYDKSFTHGYRKGVKPGE from the coding sequence ATGACGTTGGAGCCAAAAGTATATATCGTAGGAGCAGGTCCTGGCGACCCGGAGTTGATTACGGTCAAAGGCTCACGGATTCTGCGCACGGCAGATGTGGTGTTATACACGGATTCACTTGTGAACGATGAGCTGATTGCTACGGCCAAGCCGGAGGCGCAGGTACTGCAGAGTTCAGGCATGGATCTGGAACGGCAGGTGGAGATTATGAGCGAGGCTGTGCAGGCGGGGCGCAGTGTAGCCCGCGTACATACAGGTGATCCAGCAGTATACGGTGCGATTTTGGAGCAAATGGTGCTGCTGAAGCAGCGCGGAGTAGCCTACGAAATCGTACCGGGCGTCAGCTCGGTCTTTGCTTCTGCGGCAGTGCTGGGTGCAGAGCTAACGGTGCCTGACTTGACGCAGACGGTCATTCTGACGCGTGCCGAAGGCCGTACACCTGTACCGGATCGAGAAAAACTGCGTGATCTGGCATCTCATCACTGTACAGTGGCGCTATTCCTGAGTGCAACGCTGGCGAAGAAGGTAGTCGTTGAGTTTCTGGCGGCTGGCTGGAGCGAGGACACGCCTGTAGCAGTTGTGCAGCGTGCAACCTGGCCGGACCAAAAGATCGTGCGCACGACGCTTGCCCAATTGCCAGCCGATCTGCGCGCAGCGGGCATTACGATGCATGCCATGATTTTGGCAGGTTGGGCGCTCGACCCGGGGCTGGTGGACAAGGACGCACATCGTTCCAAGCTGTATGATAAGTCATTCACCCACGGCTACCGGAAGGGAGTGAAGCCTGGTGAGTAA
- the cobI gene encoding precorrin-2 C(20)-methyltransferase has protein sequence MNTAATGTLYGVGVGPGDPELITVKAYRMIQECAVVAYPKKRRGGKSYAHEIVELYVNPEEKEMLGLIFPMTKDPVVLEREWNKTVVACWEALSQGKDVAFVTEGDPNLYSTFIHLARLMKDLHPEVPIVSIPGISSVLGAAAALELPLADGDQQVGIIPATDDREAMKLAIENHDTVVFIKVAKVLDLILDVLDELNLGDRASVITKVTSPYEMVWRNARELRGQELEYLSLMVVSK, from the coding sequence ATGAATACGGCGGCAACAGGAACACTTTACGGCGTAGGTGTGGGGCCGGGTGATCCCGAGCTGATTACGGTCAAGGCGTACCGCATGATTCAGGAATGTGCAGTTGTGGCTTATCCGAAGAAACGCCGGGGAGGCAAATCGTATGCTCACGAGATTGTGGAATTATACGTTAACCCGGAGGAAAAGGAGATGTTGGGACTCATTTTTCCAATGACCAAGGACCCAGTTGTACTGGAGCGGGAGTGGAACAAAACGGTGGTTGCTTGCTGGGAGGCTCTGAGCCAAGGAAAGGATGTAGCCTTTGTCACAGAGGGAGACCCTAATCTGTACAGCACCTTTATTCACTTGGCGCGTCTGATGAAGGATCTTCATCCCGAGGTGCCGATTGTATCTATTCCGGGCATCTCTTCTGTATTGGGAGCAGCGGCAGCCCTGGAATTGCCTTTGGCAGACGGAGATCAGCAGGTCGGTATTATTCCGGCTACGGATGATCGGGAAGCGATGAAGCTGGCAATTGAGAATCACGATACGGTTGTATTTATCAAGGTTGCCAAGGTACTGGATTTGATTTTGGATGTACTGGACGAGCTCAACCTCGGGGATCGTGCATCTGTCATTACCAAAGTCACTTCACCTTATGAAATGGTATGGCGTAACGCCCGTGAGCTGCGCGGACAGGAACTTGAATATTTGAGTTTAATGGTGGTGAGCAAATGA
- a CDS encoding bifunctional cobalt-precorrin-7 (C(5))-methyltransferase/cobalt-precorrin-6B (C(15))-methyltransferase — protein MSRVIRVIGIGENGTAGLSQETLEQIERADLLVGGERQLAFFEAAAGEKRTLKSGLSTVVEELGRLREHKDIVVLASGDPLFFGIAGYLSAKLGAEHLDILPHLSSVQLAFARLGESWQDAVLESVHGRPMTGLAQRIDGQNKIALLTDDRNHPAAVAAYLLHFGMTEYDAFVGEHLGGPDETYRHYTLEEMAQGTFQPLNVVVLRRRKGEDVPAIRRGFGFEDAEFHQRKPEKGLITKREVRVFSLSELRLTERSIVWDIGAGSGSVAVECARLAKYGQVFAIEKNEGDLANVEANKIKFRTDFPVIHAKAPAGLDELPDPDAVFIGGSGGELAELIRLCASRLRKDGRIVVNAATIETLHDGMKAMQAAGLETSVTLLQTARSKPILNMTRFDGLNPIYVITGQPSVDVADGAAGE, from the coding sequence GTGAGTAGAGTGATTCGTGTCATTGGTATCGGTGAAAATGGAACGGCAGGTCTGTCGCAGGAGACGCTGGAACAAATTGAGCGTGCCGACCTGCTGGTCGGTGGCGAGCGCCAGCTAGCCTTTTTTGAGGCAGCCGCAGGAGAAAAACGAACATTAAAGAGCGGCTTATCCACCGTGGTGGAAGAATTGGGACGGTTGCGTGAGCACAAGGATATTGTCGTGCTTGCGTCAGGAGATCCGCTTTTTTTTGGCATTGCAGGCTATTTGTCCGCCAAGCTGGGGGCTGAGCATCTGGATATTTTACCTCATCTCAGCTCGGTTCAACTGGCGTTTGCACGTCTCGGTGAAAGCTGGCAGGATGCGGTTTTGGAAAGTGTACATGGTCGTCCGATGACCGGACTGGCGCAGCGGATCGATGGACAGAACAAGATCGCGCTGCTGACGGATGACCGCAATCATCCCGCCGCGGTTGCCGCTTATCTGTTGCATTTTGGCATGACGGAATATGATGCCTTTGTCGGCGAGCATTTGGGAGGACCAGATGAGACGTATCGGCATTATACGCTGGAAGAGATGGCGCAGGGAACCTTCCAACCCCTGAACGTGGTTGTTTTGCGCCGCCGTAAGGGGGAAGACGTGCCAGCGATTCGCCGGGGATTTGGCTTCGAGGATGCGGAATTTCACCAGCGCAAGCCGGAAAAAGGATTGATCACGAAGCGTGAAGTGCGCGTATTCAGCTTGTCTGAGCTGCGACTGACCGAGCGGAGCATCGTATGGGACATCGGCGCAGGCTCAGGTTCTGTAGCTGTGGAATGTGCCCGGCTGGCCAAGTACGGGCAAGTGTTTGCCATTGAAAAGAACGAAGGCGATTTGGCCAATGTGGAAGCGAACAAGATCAAGTTCCGTACTGATTTTCCAGTGATCCATGCCAAAGCGCCAGCCGGGTTGGACGAGCTGCCAGACCCGGATGCCGTGTTTATTGGCGGGAGCGGAGGAGAACTGGCAGAACTGATTCGTCTGTGTGCTTCGCGTCTGCGTAAGGATGGACGAATTGTAGTGAATGCTGCAACCATTGAGACGCTGCATGACGGTATGAAGGCGATGCAAGCAGCAGGACTCGAAACCTCGGTGACGTTGCTGCAAACAGCGCGTAGCAAGCCGATTTTGAATATGACTCGTTTTGATGGACTCAATCCGATATATGTCATTACAGGGCAGCCGTCGGTGGACGTGGCTGACGGAGCAGCAGGGGAGTAA
- a CDS encoding cobalt-precorrin-5B (C(1))-methyltransferase produces the protein MEKEAASADRPKRMKSGEAPAPDKPMRSGFTTGACAAAVAKGAVQLLITGIPPKEAVISLPAGFDHAFELIEPVLDADEASCTTIKDGGDDPDATHQARISASVSWREEPGIELDGGVGVGRVTKPGLPVPVGEAAINPVPRRMITEAVSGVLEEHGSAKGVRVVISVPDGEEIAKKTLNGRLGILGGISILGTRGVVVPFSTSAYKASVVQAISVAQAMNCEEIVLTTGGSSEKYAMQMYDQLTEEAFIQMGDFVGFAVKHGKRLGMKKIILVGMPGKLSKVAQGVMMVHSKSAPVDFGFLAEVAREAGVDESLATAVAEANTATQVADMMTEANALSFFEKLCTYGCQHCLEHAGGGITVEMVLVTMKGNVLGRARVGE, from the coding sequence ATGGAAAAGGAAGCGGCGTCCGCCGACAGGCCCAAACGGATGAAAAGTGGTGAAGCTCCCGCGCCGGACAAGCCGATGCGGTCAGGCTTTACGACGGGGGCTTGTGCGGCTGCAGTAGCCAAAGGAGCGGTACAACTGCTCATTACGGGCATTCCGCCGAAGGAAGCGGTGATATCGCTGCCCGCGGGCTTCGATCATGCGTTTGAGCTGATCGAGCCTGTGTTGGACGCGGACGAAGCTTCCTGCACGACGATCAAGGACGGTGGCGATGACCCGGATGCCACGCATCAGGCGAGAATTAGCGCCTCTGTTAGCTGGCGGGAGGAGCCGGGTATTGAGCTGGACGGCGGCGTCGGAGTAGGGCGGGTAACGAAGCCAGGTCTGCCTGTGCCTGTCGGGGAAGCAGCGATCAATCCAGTGCCGCGCCGGATGATTACGGAAGCCGTATCTGGCGTGCTTGAGGAGCACGGATCGGCCAAAGGTGTCCGTGTCGTTATCAGTGTGCCGGACGGTGAAGAAATCGCCAAGAAGACGCTGAACGGACGGCTTGGCATTCTTGGTGGTATTTCCATACTAGGTACACGCGGTGTGGTTGTTCCGTTTTCCACGTCTGCTTATAAAGCCAGCGTGGTGCAGGCTATATCGGTTGCACAAGCGATGAACTGCGAGGAAATTGTCCTAACCACAGGCGGCAGCAGTGAAAAATATGCAATGCAAATGTACGATCAGCTGACGGAAGAAGCCTTTATTCAGATGGGTGACTTTGTCGGCTTTGCAGTCAAGCATGGAAAACGATTGGGAATGAAAAAGATTATTCTCGTCGGTATGCCCGGCAAGCTGTCGAAGGTTGCTCAGGGCGTCATGATGGTTCATTCCAAGAGCGCTCCGGTGGATTTTGGATTTTTAGCCGAGGTTGCGCGTGAGGCAGGTGTGGACGAGTCGCTTGCAACGGCAGTAGCTGAGGCGAATACAGCTACGCAGGTAGCGGATATGATGACCGAAGCGAATGCGCTGAGCTTTTTTGAAAAGTTATGTACCTATGGGTGTCAGCATTGCCTGGAGCATGCAGGTGGTGGAATCACCGTAGAAATGGTACTGGTAACGATGAAAGGGAACGTGCTGGGGAGGGCGAGAGTCGGTGAGTAG
- a CDS encoding precorrin-8X methylmutase — translation MDFKTDFKPLTVQPQEIEGKSFAMITEELGEHPFTAEQYPVVQRVIHASADFELGRSMVFHPKAIEAGIAAIRAGQPVVADVQMIQAGLSKDRIRQFGGDVHVYISDPDVMEEAKRLNTTRAIISMRKAIQAGEGGIYAIGNAPTALLELIRLVKEGAAKPGLVIGMPVGFVSAAESKDELRKLDIPFITNIGRKGGSTIVVAALNAISLMAVR, via the coding sequence ATGGACTTTAAAACAGATTTTAAACCGCTAACGGTACAGCCGCAGGAGATTGAGGGTAAAAGCTTTGCGATGATCACAGAGGAATTGGGAGAGCATCCATTTACAGCAGAGCAATATCCTGTTGTACAGCGTGTCATTCATGCATCTGCTGATTTTGAGTTGGGCCGCAGCATGGTATTTCATCCGAAAGCCATTGAAGCCGGAATTGCAGCTATTCGCGCAGGGCAGCCGGTGGTGGCAGATGTGCAGATGATTCAGGCGGGGCTGAGCAAGGATCGCATCCGTCAATTTGGCGGGGATGTTCATGTGTACATATCTGACCCGGACGTGATGGAAGAAGCCAAAAGGCTGAACACGACACGCGCCATTATTTCCATGCGCAAAGCGATTCAGGCGGGCGAAGGTGGAATCTATGCGATTGGCAATGCGCCTACAGCGTTGCTAGAGCTGATTCGTTTGGTGAAAGAAGGAGCGGCTAAGCCCGGACTGGTAATTGGTATGCCCGTAGGTTTTGTATCGGCGGCAGAATCCAAGGATGAGCTGCGCAAGCTGGATATTCCGTTCATTACGAATATTGGACGCAAGGGCGGAAGTACGATTGTCGTAGCGGCATTGAATGCGATCTCCTTAATGGCTGTCCGCTAG